In Saprospiraceae bacterium, the sequence GTCAAGACATGTGAGCACAGCCAGGTATTACCGACCCTTACATCAATTGTTATTGGTATGTTTTTATTCAACTTTTATTTTGAGTTGGGCTTTGCCCATATTGATGTACTGGTTCTGGCCGCCAATTCTTTTGGTATTCCTTTTTTCAAAATTGGTATATTATATTGTGTTTAAATCTATAGTCAAAAATATTTTAAAGCAAGATTGGAGTGTGGTCGGTTGGCTAATTGCTGAAGCCAAGTATGCCGTCTCACTTATTTACCTCACTCCTTCCGTACTCTACAAAAAAGTAAAAAAATGGTAAAACATTTTGCTTTAAATTTTGTTTTGCCATATGTATGAATGGATCCTGCCCATGCTTCGCCGTCAAGCCAAGTTTTAAAAATGTCTAATACCGCTCAATATACCATATCAGAACTTGCACATTACTCAGGTGTAAAACCCCATACTATCAGGATATGGGAAAAAAGATTTAATCTGCTGTCCCCTACCCGGAGCTGTACCAATATCAGGGGATATGGTTATGAAGAACTTAGAAAACTGATCAATATCCACACGCTGTTACAATCCGGATGGAAGATATCCCGGATCGTCGGCCTGACCGAGGAAGACATTGAAAGTGAGGTAAAGTCCTTGATGTTGGGCAAGATTGAAAGTCCTAAAACCGACTTTTTGATCAATGGACTGATGGTACACATGCTTAATTATGATGAAGCCAGGTTTACAGAGGTACTCCAGCATTCCATAGATAGGTTTGGCATTAAAAAAACCATCCTTCAAATTGTATATCCTTTCCTGAAAAGAATAGGTGTATTGTGGCAGGTCAATGATATTAGTCCCGCGCAAGAGCACTTTGCCTCAGCGATCATCCGGCGAAAACTATTGAATGCCATAGATGCCATGCCGGTGATCCCTAAGGGTATTCCTTCATTTATTTTATGTCTGCCCTCTGAGGAGTTTCACGAACTACCTTTATTACTGGCCCACTATATCCTGTTAGAAAAAAATATCCATACCCTCTATCTGGGTGCTTCTGTGCCGGCAGAGATGATAGCACAGGCTGCTTTACAATCCAATGCTACGCATGTATTTACGCTATTTATGTCTAGCTCCCCGATGGAAAAACTAAAAGAATATCTACAGATCATCCACACCGGTGCCCCGGGACTGACTTTGTATTTTTCAGGATGCCCTGAGATGTGCAAAAAACCACTGTTAAACGATTCCGTGAGGCATATAGCCGATATCGAAGAGTTTGAGAGCCTGGTTAGATCATTGGCTCATTAAAATCTTTTTAGCTTTTATACTGGTCTTATTGTCCTGACTGATCGAGGTATAAGCCAGATAAAGCTGACCCTGATGAGCAGTCAAGACCGGGAATCCACTTTTTCTCAAAGCAGAAGTTTGAGCAATCATATTTCGGCTGATCAGGTGCCCTTCTTTGGAATAGATCATTAAATAAATCGATGTTGTCGGGCTTTCTTTGGAGTCTTTATCCAATAAACTGATAGCAACCCTGTCTTTATCAATCCAGGCGATACTAACTCTTCCGGGCGTATTTTTGGTATCAATGATGAGAGGAGGACCAAAGTTTAAATCAGGACCATTGGAAAAACTGAGCTTAATCGTGGGTTTGCCCTCAGCTTCAGTATACCATGCTACCGCAAGCTGGCTGTTTATACTCGCTATAGCCGGGCCATTGACTGGACAACCGTTGATTTTCCAGTGATCTTCACACACAGGCTTGGGATCAGACCATTGACCTGATTCAAGGCGGGTGATATAGATGTCTCTTTCCTCATCATTGGATCGATTTCTATATATCAATACGGGTCCTTTAGGTGTCATGGTAGCATCTGTCTGGCAACATTCGCACACACGATCATCTATGATTTGAGGCTGACTGACGCCACCTTGGATATCCACCAGGGCAGACCGCAGTTGCATCGATCCACTCCCATGGTCATGATCATTATGGTCACCTTCTGCTGAAATCATGGCTCTGCCATCTAACCACATAGCCAGTATTTTATCATAACTAAAGGGCACCAGGCTCACAAAACCATGCTCCGCGGGAGCGTTATCATGCAGTGAATCAATGACCTTCCATTCATCACCTCCACTTCGTGACAAGGCCAGCTTCACATCATAATCATAGGTTTTGTCACCCGGTCTTTTTTGAAGAAAATGAGCCAGGAGGTTGAGCTCACTGCCCGGAAAAACAGCTATTGAAGGAAAATCAGCCCAGTTGACAAACCAGTCAGTACCAGTGGATATGATCGTAGCCCTGGTAAAAGTATCATTATGCAATGAACTATAATTTAATCCATACAGGCTATCTGAAAGGTGAGAAGTCCAGGTAAGGTACAAGTTGTCCTGAGGAGATAAGTGCCAATTTGGAGTCTCCGTCTGGATGTGCCTGGCAACAGGAATATGCAATTCGGTGATTGTTAATTCGTCCTTTACCATGGATTTGCAAGCCATAAATAGACAGAAACTACTAAGTAAAGTCGCTACCCGAATCATCCTCCGAAGGTAAATACTGTCATTTAATTTCTCTAATCTCATTTAAAACCAAAAAGCGCACGGTCTCTGCAGTCCATGCGCTTTTGATTAACTTGATTGTATGAATAAAAAATTGATTAGGAATTATTGGGTTGTCATTTGGTTAGGGTTGTCAAAGATATTTAGAACTTGAATATGGCAGACATGCCCAGGGTAGTTTGGCTGGCTTCGGTTTTGCCATCTTTACCAAAATATAGGTCAGTATGCCCATTGACATTATTCTTACCTGTAGAACTGTCAAATCTGAGCTCAGGTTTTAATAACAAACTTCCATCGGCTATACTAATACTACCAGTGATCGTCACAGAGGTATTTTTGGCTCCAATATAGCGCACCCCATAGAAGTCGTTAAATTGTTCCACCCTTGCTCCTATCGAAAACTCGTCTGTGGCAGCCACATTAAAATAGCCGGCGATACCTCCCCAGGTTGGATTGTCTTTTTCACCAGAGGTGATGGCTTTAAATTTTGTTTTGAGTGAACTATCTGTTGCTTTATATATACCGTACGCCGCATTTACACCAAGATTGACTTTGCCTATGGCATATGCAGCAGTGAGGTCATAGATAGATGTATTAAATCCATTGGGTTTGCTGGCACCCTCCAGAGCATCTCCTATAGTGATCGATCCTGCCTGATCACCTTTACCTGTCAGATAATTGAGATAAATAGACATGCCCTCTACTGGCATCAACGAAAGTTGTACTACGGGAGATTTGAATCCATTATTATCATCAAAATTGTCCCAGCTATTGACCAGGCCCAACATCAATCCTACTTTGTCGGAGATGGCATAATTCATTTTCAGACCCGTATGAAAGAAAGGTCCATTATTGAATAAGTTGGACAGTGAATAATTAAAATTAATATAGGGTTCGATCACTTCATAACCTATATGGGTACCGAACTGACCAATTGTGAAAGACACTTTGTCTGAAGCCTTCCATACTCCATACAATTGTTTTATCCCAAAAGAACCTCCACCAAGCAGTCCATTGCCTATGGAACTAGAAGGAAAAAACAACAATGTAGCCAGCGAAGTATTGGGACCTGCTAAAAAATCGCCTACCACTTCAATGTTTTTAAAGTCATAAGTCACTTTGCCCTGGATGGCTCCGAGTGAAAATTGATTATTGTTGATGTCAAAAGCCCTCGCTCCTGCGGCTGGTCCCCACAATTGAGGTCCCACCCCTGGAGCATTGAAGGAAAGATTGTAATATGCGTCGGCATAACCTGAGATCGTGATCGATGGCTTGACTATCGAATCTTCCTGAGCTTGCATCGAAAAAGTCAATCCCATCAGGATAAGTAGTACTAAAGTTTTGTCCAAAATTTTCATAGTAATTTTTTTGTTATGAGTCAAAAGTAAGCCGGGCTTTTGAGTCCGAAAATCCAAAATTGGTTTAAAATTGTAATATTCATATTCTTCATTTTATGCTTTAAAAAACAGCTATTATTTAAATAATTTAGACTTTTTGAGTCAAATCTGGTTTAAAAATGATGGCTTTATAGCAGAAATATATGTTTTTATTCGAAATCAGGTTTTTATGAATTAGCGCATCCAAATAGAAAAGGGAGGGATTCTAAAGCGCCTGCAAATGTTACTTTCAGCCTCCAGTGCGAGATTAAAAGTAGATGGATCTCCCTTAGTGACGAAATCCTTAGTCTTTGATGATTCACCTTCTTTAGGGTAGGTATTAATGAAATATCATTGAGTTTCTTTGGAAAATCCTCAGAAGATAAAAAAAATAAAAAGAGGATCTCTCTGACCAATCAAAAAAAACTATATATTCAGGACATATTTGTATAAAAACAGCTATTTATGAAAAAATCTCGGCGCAATTTTATCAAAAATCTGGGAGCAGGATCGATGTTGGTGTCTGGATCCTTATGGAATAAAGCCTTTGCAGAAGAATACATGCATCAGCACATACTGCCGTTTGAGTTACGCTATTCTGCTTCGGACACTATTCGATTGGGAGTGATCGGTTGTGGCATTCAAGGCAATTCAGATCTTGAGGCTGCTTTGAAAGTTCCTGGAGTTGAAATGGCCGGTGCCTGTGATTTATATACAGGTAGGCTCACGCGCATGAAAGAAGTATACGGAGCTGATCTGTATACTACCCGGGATTATCGCGAGCTGCTCAACCGATCTGATATTGATGCCGTCATCATAGCGACCTGCGATCTGTGGCATAGCACGATCACCATCGATGCGCTCAAAGCCGGCAAAAATGTCTATTGTGAAAAACCTATGGTCCATAAGTTTGAGCAAGGACAGAAAGTAATCGCCGCCCAAAAGCTCTATGGAAAAGTCCTGCAGGTAGGTAGTCAGGGGATCAGCGGAGTAGATTATGCCAAAGCCAAAGAAATATACCAATCCGGTACTATCGGTCAGCTCAATTGTATCGAAGCCGTCAATGACAGGCAAAACGCCATTGGCGCCTGGGAATACAGTATCCCTACTGATCAATCTCCTGAAACGGTTGACTGGGATCGATATGTTGGTATCATGAATAAAAAGCCGGCTTACGATCCAAAGAAATTATTTTGGTGGCGCAATTATCGTGATTTTGGCACAGGAGTATCCGGTGATCTTTATGTGCACCTGGTCACCGGCATTCATTATGTTACAGGCTCTTTGGGTCCAGCCAGGATCATGTCCTCAGGCCAATTATGTTATTGGAAAGACGGTCGCGATGTACCGGATGTGATGACTACCCTGCTGGATTACCCAGCCACAGAGACTCATCCAGCTTTCCAGGTGACATTGAGGGTTAATTTTATCAGCGGAGCTGGCGGTGCAGGCAGTACAAAATTTATAGGCAGCGAAGGCGTGATGACCAAGACCGGCAATGGTGTTAAGATCAGTCATAGTCTGATGTCCAAGGCACCTGGTATCGGCGGATATGATTCCTTATTTACCTTTCCTCAAGGTTTGCAGGATAAAATGATGGCAGAATATAATGCTAAATGGTCAGAGGAAGATAAAAAACGACCTACCCGGGAAGGCATGGAATTTGTAGCTCCTGAGGGACATAATGCTCATGTCAATCATTTTAATAACTTTTTTGAAACCATCCGCAACAACCGACCTAATATCGAAGATGCTACTTTTGGATTCCGCGCTGCTGCGCCCTGTCTTGCCGCAAACGAAAGTTATTTTAAAAACAAAATCATAAAATGGGATGCGAAGCAAATGAAAGTCATCAAATAATACGTTATTGGGTCAATACATGATATCATTGATCCTGCGAAACCGGCTACTTGGGCTTTTTTTAATAACAATATCCAGTTTTGCATGTACCAAAAACCAGGATGAGATCCTGTTTAAATTTGAATATGACCAATTTATAGTCGTACCCGGAGGACTCAATACCCTGGAGACTTATTCGTTTGTGTTAAGGGAACTGCCTACCAATTACAAAGCTTTATTAAACACTTTTCAGGTCGATACCGCTGCGATCACTGCCATCAAACCCGGTGCCATCAGGTTGTCTGATGAATTCAATCAATTTGATTTCAGCAGAATTGAAAAAATCTCCCTCTTGATGAGTAAGGTTGGATTTCAAAACGAAGTCGAAATAGGATATCTTGAAGAAGTACCGTATTCATCGGCCAACATTCTTCAACTATTTCCCACTCTGGTAGATACCCGTAACATCACCTCTCAGGAAAAATTTAATGTCAAATTGAAAATCAAGCTAAGAAGTTTTTTGACAAATACCACCAATATGAGACTTAGGTTTACCTTAAACGCTATAGGGTAAACCTAAATCTGTTTAGTAAAAATATCTCTTTTGAGTAAATAATCAGTTGGTAGCTGTCCCTCTGCCTAACCACCAGGCCACCACAGCTCCGGTCACAGCACCCATCACTGCAGACATCAGGATGTCGGCAACTGCCCCTGTCATATTCATCAAATTGGTCATTCCATAGTTGAGAAAATCATAGGAAATACCTATTAATAAACCAATAAGAGCGCCTGCTTTTGCTCCGGTGGCAAGCGTCTTGATATTGGCCCATTGATCAAAAATATAAGCCAACAACAAGGCATAGCCTACATTTCCCAAAAAAACAAATATAAAATCACTTGCTTGAGGATCAGTCTTCATGACCCCGGTTGCAGAGCCCGCATTGGAGGCCATAAAATCCATTAGCAACACTCCGTAGAGAAGCCATCCTAAAAGAAAGGCGACGATACCACCAATTAAGGCGGCAATAATTACTTTACTATTCATATTAATACATTTAAAGGTTTAAGGCCCTGAAGTTAATAAAAAATACCAAATACTGAAGCTCTATATTTGCACCTTATTTTTTTGAAACTAAAAATGAAAGTAACGGATTACTTTGCTCGCGCCAATGGCGATACTTTGATATCATTTGAAATCCTACCACCCCTCAAAGGTGGGAGCATAGACTCTATATTTAATATCCTGGATCCATTGATGGAGTTCAGACCACCCTTTGTAGATGTGACTTATCATCGTGAGGATTTTGTGTATCGCAATAACCATGCTGGTCAGCCTGAAAAAATATCCATGAGGAAAAGACCAGGTACGGTAGTGATCTCACAGGCTATACAAAACCGATATGGTGTAGATACGGTGCCTCATCTGCTTTGTGGAGGATTTACCAAGGAAGAAACTGAAGATGCATTGATCGATATGGCTTATGCCAAAATCAATAATGTTTTAGCTCTGAGGGGCGATGCTAGAAAATTTGAAGAAAATTTTGTTTCAGAACCAGGAGGACATCATTATGCAATAGACCTTATCCGGCAGATCAAAGAAATGAACAATGGTAATTATCTGGATAAAGACATTGTCGAGGGTGCCAAATCCAACTTTTGTATAGGTATCGCAGGTTATCCTGAAAAACATTTTGAAGCTCCTACTCTTGAAACGGATATTCAATATCTCAAAGAAAAAATAAATGCTGGTGGAGAATACATCGTCACTCAAATGTTTTTTGACAATCAGAAGTATTTTGAGTTTGTGGCATTGTGCAGGGCAAATGATATTCAAGTACCCATCGTGCCGGGATTAAAACCATTGACCCGTAAAAGTCAGCTCACTTCGCTTCCGGCCTCATTTTTTATTCACTTGCCAGAGGACCTGGTAAAAGCCATCACTAAAGCAAAATCTTCTGAAGCTGTCAAACAAGTAGGGATAGAATGGGGCATCGCTCAGTGCAAGGAATTAAAAGCTGCCAAAGTGCCTTCCTTGCATTTTTACACGATGGGAGATAGTGATACCACCCGCAAAATCGCTGAATCGGTTTTTTAGATTTTTTTCCTGGACCAGATTCTTCTTGTAATATTTTAACGTTTTCGGCTTGTATTTGGAAATAACTAGGATGGCATAGATTAATTAATTCTTTGTCAATCGGTTATAGTACTCCATTCATTTTATAACGAAGACAAAAGAGGAAGATTTATTCATACATACTTTATGATTCGTTAACATGTCATTTACCAATCTTTATTGTGATTGCATGTATTTTTGTGGCTGAAATCAAATTAATATTTTCCTATGGCTATTTCTAAAAAGTATTTAAAATCTAACGAAGTCTGTAAAGTCACCTTTAAACTTGAATCTGAGAAGGTTCTTAAAGCTAAAAAAGTTGAATTGTTAGGCTCTTTTAATAATTGGAAACCTTCAAAAGAGACTTCGATGAAGAAATTGAAAGATGGTTCTTTTACAAAGACTGTTGATCTTCCTACTGCTTCTGAATATCAGTTCAGATACAATATAGATGGCAAACTTTGGGAAAACGAATCTAATGCTGATCGACTTGAATACAATGGTTATGGTGCTGAACAAAACAGCGTCATCGTGATATAATATTTTTAGGGACACCATATGTGAACAGCCTTTTTCAACACAATCTATAAGGGACATTTAAGGTTTTTTTATTCATATTCATTTTGGCCTTGTGAGGACACTCGCAAGGCTTTTTTTGTATAAAAATATCTGTTCAATTGCACCTTTTAGCAATCGATTGCGGTGATTGCCGGAATTCGTATATCTTAGTCTTTCATTTTTAAATCAATACTCAAATGAATAGGCGCAACTTCGTAAAAAATGGCATCACACTCGCAGCAACAGCTCCATTTATCGGCAATCTTGAGCTAGAGTCAGCCAGGAAAAAAAATATCGGCATCCAGATATATACAATCCGTGATTTTATGCAGAAGGATGCTACTGGATCTCTCCAAGCCATCGCTGCAGCAGGATATAAAAATATTGAGCTGGCAGGATACAATGAAGGCAAATTTTATGGCCTCAGCCCTAAAGAGGTCAAAACACTGGCAGACAGTGAAGGCATGAAGATACCCAGCAGTCACGTAGCAGGTGATCTCGTCATGTATTTTAAAAACAAGATGCTTCCGGCGGATTATCTTAAGGCCATGGATGATGCTGTGTACATGGGTCAGAAGTTTTTTGTGTGGCCATTTTTGCAGCCTGCTTTCAGAAACGACAAAGACAATGCCATGCGGATAGCTGAGCTATTTAATAAAGCTGGAGCTGAATCCAAAAATCGAGGGCTTCAATTTGGCTATCACAATCATAATTTTGAGTTTGATCCCATCGGTGACACTAATATGATGAGCATCTTCATGAACAATACCGATCCCAACCTGGTCAAATTTGAATTAGATCTGTATTGGGTGGTTTTTGCCAATGTAGACCCGATTGCCTTCATCAAGCAGCACCCTGGACGATTTGCACTGTATCATGTCAAGGATATGGCTAAGTCTGACAAAAGAGAAAGTATAGAGATCGGTGATGGTAGTATCGACTTCAACAAAATATTTAAAGAGACTAAAAAAATTGGTGCTGATTATTTTCTCGTTGAACAAGAGGCTTATCGTACCGGGTCTATGGCTGCGATGAAGACTGATTATCAGAGAATCAAAAAATTGAAGTTTTGATTTAGCATAAATACCACTTTTTGGAATCTATTAAGTCTGCTTAAAAAAAATTACTTCGATCAATATCAATTTTCTCTGACGGAAGGGTCATTCATTCGTCTAAGATTAATACCATTCAAGGCCTTGCTTTCTTAGGCAGATTTTCAATGCCTTTATTCATCCCTGAAGGACTTGGGTGTACATGAATATACTATGTCGACAGATTATCATAAAATAAAAAAAGGGGTCGATTTTCACCAACCCCCAATTATTGTAAGAATGAATATTTTGTAAATACTACAAGAATGGGGCAATTACCAAAGCAATCACCGAGATCAATTTCAATAAGATATTTAAGGAAGGACCTGAAGTATCTTTAAATGGATCGCCGACCGTATCACCGACTACAGCGGCCTTGTGTGGATCAGACCCTTTATAATAAGTCTTACCCTGAATTTCGACTCCACCCTCAAATAGCTTTTTTGCATTGTCCCAGGCTCCTCCGGCATTAGATTGAA encodes:
- a CDS encoding MerR family transcriptional regulator is translated as MSNTAQYTISELAHYSGVKPHTIRIWEKRFNLLSPTRSCTNIRGYGYEELRKLINIHTLLQSGWKISRIVGLTEEDIESEVKSLMLGKIESPKTDFLINGLMVHMLNYDEARFTEVLQHSIDRFGIKKTILQIVYPFLKRIGVLWQVNDISPAQEHFASAIIRRKLLNAIDAMPVIPKGIPSFILCLPSEEFHELPLLLAHYILLEKNIHTLYLGASVPAEMIAQAALQSNATHVFTLFMSSSPMEKLKEYLQIIHTGAPGLTLYFSGCPEMCKKPLLNDSVRHIADIEEFESLVRSLAH
- a CDS encoding exo-alpha-sialidase — its product is MACKSMVKDELTITELHIPVARHIQTETPNWHLSPQDNLYLTWTSHLSDSLYGLNYSSLHNDTFTRATIISTGTDWFVNWADFPSIAVFPGSELNLLAHFLQKRPGDKTYDYDVKLALSRSGGDEWKVIDSLHDNAPAEHGFVSLVPFSYDKILAMWLDGRAMISAEGDHNDHDHGSGSMQLRSALVDIQGGVSQPQIIDDRVCECCQTDATMTPKGPVLIYRNRSNDEERDIYITRLESGQWSDPKPVCEDHWKINGCPVNGPAIASINSQLAVAWYTEAEGKPTIKLSFSNGPDLNFGPPLIIDTKNTPGRVSIAWIDKDRVAISLLDKDSKESPTTSIYLMIYSKEGHLISRNMIAQTSALRKSGFPVLTAHQGQLYLAYTSISQDNKTSIKAKKILMSQ
- a CDS encoding porin, translating into MKILDKTLVLLILMGLTFSMQAQEDSIVKPSITISGYADAYYNLSFNAPGVGPQLWGPAAGARAFDINNNQFSLGAIQGKVTYDFKNIEVVGDFLAGPNTSLATLLFFPSSSIGNGLLGGGSFGIKQLYGVWKASDKVSFTIGQFGTHIGYEVIEPYINFNYSLSNLFNNGPFFHTGLKMNYAISDKVGLMLGLVNSWDNFDDNNGFKSPVVQLSLMPVEGMSIYLNYLTGKGDQAGSITIGDALEGASKPNGFNTSIYDLTAAYAIGKVNLGVNAAYGIYKATDSSLKTKFKAITSGEKDNPTWGGIAGYFNVAATDEFSIGARVEQFNDFYGVRYIGAKNTSVTITGSISIADGSLLLKPELRFDSSTGKNNVNGHTDLYFGKDGKTEASQTTLGMSAIFKF
- a CDS encoding Gfo/Idh/MocA family oxidoreductase codes for the protein MKKSRRNFIKNLGAGSMLVSGSLWNKAFAEEYMHQHILPFELRYSASDTIRLGVIGCGIQGNSDLEAALKVPGVEMAGACDLYTGRLTRMKEVYGADLYTTRDYRELLNRSDIDAVIIATCDLWHSTITIDALKAGKNVYCEKPMVHKFEQGQKVIAAQKLYGKVLQVGSQGISGVDYAKAKEIYQSGTIGQLNCIEAVNDRQNAIGAWEYSIPTDQSPETVDWDRYVGIMNKKPAYDPKKLFWWRNYRDFGTGVSGDLYVHLVTGIHYVTGSLGPARIMSSGQLCYWKDGRDVPDVMTTLLDYPATETHPAFQVTLRVNFISGAGGAGSTKFIGSEGVMTKTGNGVKISHSLMSKAPGIGGYDSLFTFPQGLQDKMMAEYNAKWSEEDKKRPTREGMEFVAPEGHNAHVNHFNNFFETIRNNRPNIEDATFGFRAAAPCLAANESYFKNKIIKWDAKQMKVIK
- the metF gene encoding methylenetetrahydrofolate reductase [NAD(P)H]; the encoded protein is MKVTDYFARANGDTLISFEILPPLKGGSIDSIFNILDPLMEFRPPFVDVTYHREDFVYRNNHAGQPEKISMRKRPGTVVISQAIQNRYGVDTVPHLLCGGFTKEETEDALIDMAYAKINNVLALRGDARKFEENFVSEPGGHHYAIDLIRQIKEMNNGNYLDKDIVEGAKSNFCIGIAGYPEKHFEAPTLETDIQYLKEKINAGGEYIVTQMFFDNQKYFEFVALCRANDIQVPIVPGLKPLTRKSQLTSLPASFFIHLPEDLVKAITKAKSSEAVKQVGIEWGIAQCKELKAAKVPSLHFYTMGDSDTTRKIAESVF
- a CDS encoding isoamylase early set domain-containing protein, translating into MAISKKYLKSNEVCKVTFKLESEKVLKAKKVELLGSFNNWKPSKETSMKKLKDGSFTKTVDLPTASEYQFRYNIDGKLWENESNADRLEYNGYGAEQNSVIVI
- a CDS encoding sugar phosphate isomerase/epimerase, producing MNRRNFVKNGITLAATAPFIGNLELESARKKNIGIQIYTIRDFMQKDATGSLQAIAAAGYKNIELAGYNEGKFYGLSPKEVKTLADSEGMKIPSSHVAGDLVMYFKNKMLPADYLKAMDDAVYMGQKFFVWPFLQPAFRNDKDNAMRIAELFNKAGAESKNRGLQFGYHNHNFEFDPIGDTNMMSIFMNNTDPNLVKFELDLYWVVFANVDPIAFIKQHPGRFALYHVKDMAKSDKRESIEIGDGSIDFNKIFKETKKIGADYFLVEQEAYRTGSMAAMKTDYQRIKKLKF